The following coding sequences are from one Elusimicrobium minutum Pei191 window:
- a CDS encoding LptF/LptG family permease yields MRINIISKYMIKNLLTFFLGALFVLVFIFFMMHFIKLFNLAMTFGADMLWVFKTLVKLVPDVFSLCAPMAFQLAVLLTLGNMSENGEIIALRAAGFSFKEITKPLFIFALFLFLVIFSFTNWITPKNTKSFLDARNNVRGRIGKVILEPKTFMEIGDWSLYMESLDPKTNLMSQVRLLNKNDSANYTTKINALSGIVNVTSDYVGLKLFDGQMQRVSSEDPSKIMAANFKSYHVTFPLVRAKERRLREEEFTTPQLIARIYSGELTDKERAEHKTNVAMRQVLALSPLVLVLLSCPLVFSFGKRANKAWGMLWSIVIVLSFYMLLMAGVSLGKKYEIAAYFAPFLPIAAGLIVSRYLWKTRLKR; encoded by the coding sequence ATGCGCATAAACATAATTTCCAAATACATGATTAAGAACCTGCTTACCTTCTTTTTAGGAGCCTTGTTTGTTCTTGTTTTCATCTTTTTCATGATGCACTTTATCAAACTCTTTAATCTCGCCATGACATTTGGCGCGGATATGCTGTGGGTTTTTAAAACACTTGTAAAACTTGTGCCGGATGTTTTTTCTTTGTGTGCCCCTATGGCGTTTCAACTTGCGGTGCTGCTTACTTTGGGCAACATGAGTGAAAACGGCGAGATTATAGCTTTGCGCGCGGCTGGTTTTTCTTTTAAAGAAATAACAAAACCTCTTTTTATTTTTGCCTTATTTTTGTTTCTTGTAATTTTCTCTTTCACAAACTGGATAACGCCTAAAAACACAAAATCGTTTTTAGACGCCAGAAATAACGTGCGCGGCCGCATAGGCAAGGTAATTCTGGAACCCAAAACTTTTATGGAAATAGGCGACTGGAGTTTGTATATGGAAAGCCTAGATCCCAAAACAAATCTTATGTCGCAGGTGCGTTTGTTAAACAAAAACGATTCTGCAAATTATACTACAAAAATTAACGCTTTAAGCGGTATAGTGAATGTTACAAGCGATTATGTGGGGCTTAAACTTTTTGACGGGCAGATGCAAAGAGTGTCTTCCGAAGATCCTTCTAAAATAATGGCCGCTAATTTTAAAAGCTATCATGTAACGTTTCCTCTTGTGAGAGCGAAAGAAAGAAGATTAAGAGAGGAGGAATTTACCACTCCGCAGCTTATAGCGCGTATTTATTCCGGCGAACTGACGGACAAAGAAAGAGCCGAGCATAAAACCAACGTAGCCATGAGGCAGGTTTTAGCCTTGTCGCCTTTGGTTTTGGTTTTACTAAGCTGTCCGTTGGTTTTTAGTTTCGGCAAAAGGGCTAATAAGGCTTGGGGTATGCTTTGGAGTATAGTTATAGTTCTTTCATTTTACATGCTGCTTATGGCGGGTGTAAGCTTGGGTAAAAAATATGAAATTGCGGCGTATTTCGCGCCGTTTTTACCGATAGCGGCAGGGTTAATAGTTTCGAGATATTTATGGAAAACAAGATTGAAAAGATAA
- a CDS encoding ComF family protein yields MKNIIKTLKNYLANFLLPKTCHHCKCDLSADYKEPLCLKCAGNLKDMGALKCKRCGINLDSGGTYCFNCSGAKAKKFKCSLIRSCFIFTPEIRSLIHNFKYHEHLRLKHFFNSALLKTFNQTPEFKKVDIVVPVPLSCLRYRARGYNQSAVLAKKLSASTHISYVPQSLKRIKNTKSQVNLDKEKRASNMKNAFKAAGKITGKTILLIDDVATTGSTLEACAEALKKAGAKNIYALTIAREPFKH; encoded by the coding sequence ATGAAAAATATTATTAAAACTCTAAAGAATTACCTGGCAAATTTTTTGCTGCCAAAAACCTGCCACCATTGTAAATGCGATTTGTCCGCAGACTACAAAGAACCCCTTTGCCTAAAATGCGCCGGCAATTTAAAAGATATGGGCGCGCTTAAGTGTAAAAGATGCGGTATAAATTTAGACTCCGGCGGAACATATTGTTTTAATTGCAGCGGGGCAAAAGCAAAAAAATTTAAGTGTTCCCTAATCCGTTCCTGCTTTATTTTTACTCCTGAGATAAGAAGTTTAATACATAATTTTAAATATCATGAACACCTGCGCCTTAAACACTTTTTTAATAGTGCGCTCTTAAAAACATTTAACCAAACGCCCGAATTTAAAAAAGTTGATATTGTTGTTCCCGTTCCGTTAAGCTGTTTACGTTACCGCGCGCGCGGGTACAACCAAAGCGCGGTTTTGGCAAAAAAACTATCCGCCTCAACACATATTTCTTATGTGCCGCAAAGCTTAAAAAGAATAAAAAACACAAAAAGCCAGGTGAATTTAGATAAAGAAAAAAGAGCCTCTAACATGAAAAACGCTTTTAAAGCAGCAGGGAAAATAACCGGCAAAACCATTTTATTAATTGACGATGTTGCCACAACAGGCTCTACTTTGGAAGCCTGCGCCGAAGCGTTAAAAAAAGCCGGGGCAAAAAATATTTACGCTCTTACAATAGCAAGAGAGCCTTTTAAGCATTAA
- a CDS encoding response regulator: MKIALVDDSDMLRAAISNTLESFGYEVMCQAASSAELFDYLKTNKVNIVLLDIFFPNENGLDTLRALKQYHKDIKVIIITGMNQKIITQEAQSLGADDIIYKPFSTDDLTLALQKFKTT, encoded by the coding sequence ATGAAAATAGCATTGGTTGATGATTCAGACATGCTAAGAGCCGCAATATCAAACACCTTGGAGTCTTTCGGTTATGAAGTGATGTGTCAGGCGGCTTCCTCAGCGGAGCTTTTTGATTATCTTAAAACAAATAAAGTTAATATTGTACTTCTTGATATTTTCTTCCCTAACGAAAACGGCTTAGATACTTTAAGGGCTTTAAAACAATATCACAAAGATATTAAAGTTATTATTATCACGGGAATGAACCAAAAAATAATAACGCAAGAAGCACAAAGTTTGGGAGCGGACGACATTATTTATAAGCCTTTCAGCACCGATGATCTTACTTTAGCCCTGCAAAAGTTTAAAACAACATAA
- a CDS encoding phosphatidylserine decarboxylase, whose product MFEDFKNTVGQAFGWVFTVLPEARIPVLLIAIAGALLGWFLWCWLGIIVLAFAVFCAFFFRSPERNTVFSKDEIACPADGTVMSVKTEEDPNVVVIRIFLSIFNVHVQRATMSGTVEDVVYTQGGFLFANNPDADKNERNLIKLSKNYKFAHIEQITGAIARRIICNVKKGDELTIGQLVGHIRFGSQVAVYLPKDAVRVLVKEGQKVEGGVTVLGLWHQAP is encoded by the coding sequence ATGTTTGAAGATTTTAAAAATACTGTTGGACAGGCGTTTGGCTGGGTTTTTACAGTGCTTCCTGAGGCAAGAATTCCCGTTCTTTTAATTGCCATAGCCGGTGCACTGCTAGGCTGGTTTTTATGGTGCTGGCTTGGCATTATTGTTCTGGCTTTTGCCGTTTTTTGCGCGTTTTTCTTTAGAAGTCCTGAAAGAAACACCGTTTTTTCTAAGGATGAAATAGCTTGCCCTGCCGATGGCACGGTAATGTCTGTAAAAACAGAAGAAGACCCTAATGTAGTGGTAATCCGCATTTTCCTTTCTATTTTTAACGTACACGTTCAACGCGCCACTATGTCAGGCACGGTGGAAGATGTTGTTTATACACAGGGCGGTTTTTTGTTTGCCAATAATCCCGACGCTGATAAAAATGAAAGGAATTTAATTAAACTTTCAAAAAATTATAAGTTTGCCCATATTGAACAAATTACCGGCGCTATAGCCAGAAGAATTATTTGTAACGTTAAAAAAGGCGACGAATTAACCATAGGGCAGCTTGTCGGGCATATAAGGTTTGGCTCGCAGGTCGCGGTATATTTGCCGAAAGACGCTGTAAGAGTGTTGGTTAAAGAAGGACAAAAAGTTGAAGGCGGCGTTACTGTTTTAGGCCTTTGGCACCAGGCTCCGTAA
- a CDS encoding phosphoglucomutase/phosphomannomutase family protein, with product MADIKFTTDGWRGIIAWDFTFENVRRLAQALADFINENAPSSEPGKHTVAVGYDRRFLSDRFAADIAAILRSNKIDVILLSEPVSSPVLSCLSMEQFWMGIIVTASHNKPHWNGVKIKIEGASASPRITKEIEGFIDESPVLYLHGQKAEQKDFKNVYLKYLNSHINTKKIQGIKSPIVFDYMYGSAAGIAEKVLPKNKIITLREEYDPSFKGIKPEPIAENLTELMTAVTKNKAALGIAFDGDGDRVTIIDEKGSCLTPEILSAILLNYLIKNKKLKGRVVQTLSMGYLLKRIARKQNMPFEEVNIGFKYVAEKMAVEDVAFGVEESGGYAWKGIVPDRDGMIVALTFLYIMASTGKKASELVANIEKEYGASVYLRNDHPLKKPLDKGFLTDKIKRKVPAKILGYKIAQTITQDGLKIIFEDDEWLLIRPSGTEPLLRVYAETSDKKKTQALLDFGYKLAVPFIK from the coding sequence ATGGCTGATATAAAATTCACTACCGATGGATGGCGCGGCATTATCGCATGGGATTTTACTTTTGAAAATGTGCGAAGACTCGCGCAAGCTTTGGCTGATTTTATAAATGAGAACGCCCCCTCATCAGAACCGGGCAAACATACGGTTGCCGTAGGTTACGACAGAAGGTTCTTATCAGACAGGTTCGCCGCGGATATAGCCGCCATTTTACGTTCTAATAAAATTGACGTTATTTTACTTTCCGAGCCGGTTTCCTCACCCGTATTAAGTTGCTTAAGCATGGAACAGTTTTGGATGGGCATAATAGTAACGGCAAGCCACAACAAACCGCATTGGAACGGCGTGAAAATAAAAATTGAGGGCGCGTCCGCCTCTCCCAGAATTACAAAAGAAATTGAAGGTTTTATAGACGAAAGCCCAGTGCTTTACCTTCACGGTCAAAAAGCTGAACAAAAAGATTTTAAAAACGTATACCTTAAATATTTAAACTCACATATAAACACAAAAAAAATACAAGGAATAAAATCCCCGATAGTTTTTGACTATATGTACGGCAGCGCCGCCGGTATAGCTGAAAAGGTTTTGCCTAAAAACAAAATAATAACTTTAAGAGAAGAATACGACCCTTCTTTTAAAGGAATAAAGCCTGAACCTATTGCTGAAAATTTGACAGAGCTTATGACGGCGGTTACAAAAAACAAGGCCGCGCTGGGCATAGCTTTTGACGGCGACGGCGACAGGGTTACAATTATTGATGAAAAAGGCAGCTGCCTTACGCCTGAAATTTTATCTGCCATATTGCTTAACTACCTTATTAAAAACAAGAAATTAAAAGGCAGGGTGGTGCAAACGTTATCCATGGGATATTTGCTTAAAAGAATCGCCCGCAAACAAAATATGCCCTTTGAGGAAGTTAATATAGGCTTTAAATACGTAGCCGAAAAAATGGCGGTTGAAGACGTCGCTTTCGGTGTGGAAGAATCCGGCGGATACGCATGGAAAGGTATTGTGCCTGACAGAGACGGCATGATTGTAGCCCTTACTTTTCTTTACATTATGGCAAGCACAGGCAAAAAAGCCAGCGAACTTGTCGCAAATATTGAAAAAGAATACGGCGCCAGCGTTTATTTAAGAAACGACCATCCTTTAAAAAAACCCCTGGACAAAGGGTTTTTAACCGATAAAATTAAAAGAAAGGTTCCCGCAAAGATTCTAGGTTATAAAATAGCCCAGACCATAACGCAAGACGGCCTTAAAATTATATTTGAAGATGATGAGTGGCTTCTTATAAGGCCTTCGGGTACAGAGCCGCTGCTCAGGGTTTATGCCGAAACTTCGGATAAGAAAAAAACCCAGGCTTTGCTGGATTTCGGTTATAAATTAGCTGTACCTTTTATAAAATAA
- a CDS encoding LptF/LptG family permease: MENKIEKIKPKILYRYIASKFWMPFFFAMAMFCILVLLGDFFENIKSITNGYATFRLILKYCFLNLPSWLGMLLPVACLLAVLFVISDMVAGGEWTACLASGYRPGQLFVPLIACVILVVFLNSLMQEFVYPRVSQKAEQVFRRQLRGDKDFQAGIERNITLRINPRQMLLAQTLQSGSLTMYGITTEFYNENWEIEKQIVARNLVWDKDEKIWFYKDGVIRYFEEGITIREEVFDTLESDLKVAPKDISVGDIEEKAISVRELLKKISFLGRSGLVTYKEKTNLHNKLAMPVMTIIMCLIGMPFAVTVRKRGKVINIIAALVMSFSFWWVMTMASTAGQNGILSPFIAGWGIVVLAAAAVFIEFKIMKI, encoded by the coding sequence ATGGAAAACAAGATTGAAAAGATAAAACCTAAAATACTTTACAGATACATAGCCTCAAAATTTTGGATGCCGTTTTTCTTTGCGATGGCAATGTTTTGCATTTTAGTTTTGTTAGGTGATTTTTTTGAGAATATAAAAAGCATCACCAACGGCTATGCCACATTCAGACTGATTTTAAAATATTGTTTTTTAAATTTACCCAGCTGGCTGGGCATGCTTTTGCCGGTTGCCTGCCTGCTTGCTGTTTTATTTGTTATTTCCGACATGGTCGCCGGCGGGGAATGGACCGCCTGTCTGGCAAGCGGCTACAGGCCTGGGCAACTGTTTGTTCCTTTAATCGCGTGTGTTATTTTGGTTGTTTTTCTTAATTCCTTAATGCAGGAGTTTGTTTATCCGCGCGTCAGCCAAAAGGCTGAGCAGGTATTTCGCAGGCAGCTCCGGGGGGATAAAGATTTTCAAGCAGGTATAGAAAGAAATATTACGTTAAGAATTAATCCCCGCCAAATGCTTTTGGCGCAAACTTTACAAAGCGGTTCCTTGACTATGTACGGCATAACAACGGAATTTTATAATGAAAATTGGGAAATAGAAAAGCAGATAGTGGCCAGAAATCTTGTGTGGGATAAAGACGAAAAAATTTGGTTTTATAAAGACGGCGTAATACGTTATTTCGAAGAGGGTATAACCATAAGAGAAGAAGTTTTTGATACGCTTGAATCTGATTTAAAAGTAGCGCCTAAAGATATCAGCGTAGGCGATATTGAAGAAAAAGCAATCAGCGTGCGTGAGTTGCTTAAAAAAATAAGCTTTTTGGGCCGTAGTGGTTTAGTGACTTATAAAGAAAAAACAAATTTGCATAATAAACTGGCTATGCCTGTTATGACTATAATTATGTGCTTGATAGGAATGCCTTTCGCAGTAACCGTAAGAAAAAGGGGCAAAGTAATAAATATTATCGCCGCTCTTGTAATGTCTTTTTCTTTCTGGTGGGTAATGACAATGGCAAGCACAGCGGGGCAAAACGGAATTTTAAGCCCTTTTATAGCAGGTTGGGGAATTGTTGTTTTGGCCGCCGCCGCTGTTTTTATTGAATTTAAAATAATGAAAATATAA
- the pssA gene encoding CDP-diacylglycerol--serine O-phosphatidyltransferase yields the protein MEKKKTFDVIKHKGAMAVPSLFTIGNLACGFFSILSSFGGNFYRAGWLIFLGMVLDAFDGRVARMLHAESEFGVEMDSLADIISFCAAPAFLIYNMTLKDYGGIGTCIAFIFLLCGALRLAKFNAMAHAGTGSKKHFSGLPTPAAAAIIAAFAVSYMVFLDLGKGQNIPFLNMILPYIYNFMALIVIALSVLMVSNIPYAAFKDKKERKKRGVGFIIFIALLVFFTFKYPQNVIFIVFSLYVFMGIFALLFKAFKNLKD from the coding sequence ATGGAAAAGAAAAAGACTTTTGACGTAATTAAACATAAGGGGGCTATGGCTGTTCCGTCCCTTTTTACAATAGGTAATTTGGCTTGCGGCTTTTTCTCTATTTTGTCCTCATTCGGCGGCAATTTTTACAGAGCCGGCTGGCTTATTTTTTTAGGAATGGTTTTAGACGCTTTTGACGGAAGAGTGGCAAGGATGCTTCACGCCGAAAGCGAATTTGGCGTGGAAATGGATTCTTTGGCGGATATTATTTCCTTCTGCGCGGCGCCCGCTTTCCTTATTTATAATATGACGCTTAAAGATTACGGCGGAATAGGCACCTGCATTGCTTTTATATTTCTTTTGTGCGGAGCTTTAAGGCTTGCTAAGTTTAACGCTATGGCGCACGCGGGAACAGGTTCTAAAAAACATTTTTCGGGACTGCCAACCCCAGCGGCCGCCGCTATAATCGCCGCTTTTGCGGTTTCTTATATGGTATTTTTAGATTTGGGAAAAGGGCAGAATATTCCGTTTTTAAACATGATTCTTCCGTATATTTATAATTTTATGGCGTTGATAGTTATAGCGCTGTCTGTTTTGATGGTTTCAAATATACCTTACGCCGCTTTTAAAGATAAAAAAGAAAGAAAGAAGCGAGGCGTCGGTTTTATAATATTTATAGCCTTGCTTGTTTTCTTTACTTTTAAATATCCTCAAAATGTTATTTTTATTGTTTTCAGTTTGTATGTTTTTATGGGGATTTTTGCTCTTTTATTTAAAGCTTTTAAAAATTTAAAAGA
- a CDS encoding NYN domain-containing protein, protein MYISKKPSIYIIDGHNFVRSCLNATAENEEELTKEFLDFLEDLSETEHYYGSFFRVIFDGVFRPVGSTVRRALKVYFAEDISADELIYEQALYLHNNGERVTVVTSDRSLQQYVKEYEIKVMFCQKFFNKTKDLV, encoded by the coding sequence ATGTATATAAGCAAAAAACCATCAATTTATATAATTGACGGGCATAATTTTGTCCGAAGCTGTCTTAACGCCACCGCAGAAAATGAGGAAGAACTTACCAAAGAATTTCTTGATTTTTTAGAAGACTTGTCCGAAACGGAGCATTATTACGGTTCTTTTTTCAGGGTAATCTTTGACGGCGTGTTCAGACCCGTTGGCAGCACGGTAAGGCGCGCTTTAAAAGTTTACTTCGCCGAAGATATAAGCGCGGACGAACTTATATACGAGCAGGCGCTTTATCTGCACAATAACGGCGAGCGCGTTACGGTTGTTACTTCGGATAGAAGTTTACAGCAATATGTCAAAGAATATGAGATTAAAGTAATGTTTTGCCAAAAGTTTTTCAATAAAACTAAAGATCTTGTTTAA